The Stenotrophomonas sp. ZAC14D1_NAIMI4_1 DNA segment CCACCAGGTCGCCGTAGAACACCACGTCGATGTCCAGCGTACGGTCGGAGAAGCGCGGCCCGCTGCGGTCGCGGCCATGCGCGTCTTCCAGCGCATGCAGCCAGTCGTCCAGTTCCTGCAGCGGCAGATCGGTCTGGATCGCCACGCCATTGTTGAGGAAGGCCGGGCCATCGAAGCCGACCGCGGCAGTGCGATAGGCCGGTGAGACCTGCAGCGCGCCGAAGCGCTCGCGCAGGGCCGTCACCGCGGCGTGGAGGTAGCGGCGAGGCTGGACGTTGCTGCCCAGGCTCAGGAGCACGGTGGTCATGCGGTTCCGGTGACGGCGATCAGGTGGGGGGTGGGCATGCCGTCGTCACGGCGGCCTGCCTACAATCCGGGATGCACATGATAGGACACCCACATGACCTATTGCGTTGGAATCGAGGTGGACGAAGGCCTGGTCTTCGCCGCCGACACCCGGACCAATGCCGCGCTGGACGATGTCCGCGTGCACCGCAAGCTGCACGTGTTCGAGTACCCCGGCGAGGCGACCTTCGTACTGATGGCCGCGGGCAACCTGGCCACCACCCAGCTGCTGGTCTCACGCCTGCAGCGTGATGCCGCCGAAGAACGAACGCCCAACCTGCGGCAGATGCGCCATCTGTTCGAAGCCGCCGCCTACGTCGGCGCGCTGCTGGTGGACAGCCAGGTGAAGTGCCAGCACACCGAACACGGCCACGACGGCGTCAACACCCAGGCCACGCTGATCTTCGGCGGGCAGATCGCCGGCGAGCAGCCGGGGCTGTACATGGTCTACCCGCTGGGCAACGCCATCGCCGCTTCGCCGGAGACGCCGTACCTGCAGATCGGTGAATCCAAGTACGGCAAGCCGATCCTCGACCGCATCGTCAGCCCGGCCACGCGGCTGGAAGATGCCGCGCGCACCGCGCTGCTGTCGCTGGATTCGACCATCCGTTCGAACCTGTCGGTGGGCCTGCCGATCGACATGGTGCTGCTGCGCAAGGGCGAACTGCAGGTGAGCCAGCAACTGCGCTTCACCGCCGATTCGCCGCTGTATGCCGATATCCACAACAACTGGTCGCGGCGGCTGGAACAGGCGGTGGCGAGCCTGCCACGGTTTCCATGGGAGGCGCCCGGCTCCGACGCGTGACACCGCCGGGCATGGCCCGGCGCTACCGGGTCAAGTTGACGGTAGTGCCGGCCGCTGGCCGGCAGCCCCTTCAACCCAGCGCTTCAGCCACGGCGCGGAACACCTGCTGCATCTGCAGCGGCTTGCGCAGCACATGCACATCGATGCCCGGCGGGAAGGCGCGGGTATCCAGCTCCACCGCCGCCTCCTCCAGCACCAGGGCCGGGCCGGCGTACCCCAGCGTGGCCATTTCGCCCAGCAGCTGGCTGGCCGGCAGCAGCTTGGAGCCGGCATCGGCAATGACCAGCGCCGGCATGGCTTCCTGCTGCATCCAGCGCAGCGCGGCCGGGCCGTCGGAAGCAAGCTGCAGCTGGTAGCCCTGGCTGGACAGCGCGTTGCCCAGCAGCGACAGGCGCGTGGCCTCGCCATCGACCACCAGGATCGACTGGCCACTGCCCAGCGCCACCAGCTGTTCGACCGGTTCACCGCCCTCGGCCCGCTCGTGCATCGGCAGCCGCAGCTCGAAGCGCGTGCCCTGCCCTAGCTCGCTGTTGACGTGGATGCTGCCACCGGCGCCTTCGACGATGCGCTTGCAGGAAATCAGGCCCAGTCCGGTGCCATCGGCCTTGGTGGTGAAGAACGGGTTGAACAGGTGCGACAACGTATCGGCATCCATGCCGATGCCTTCGTCGGCCACCACGATGCGCAGCCAGTCCACGCCGTCGTGCTCGCCGGCATGGTCGGCGGTCAGGCCCAGGCGGCCACCCTGCGGCATCGCCTGGATCGCATTGAGCGCCAGGTTCAGCAGCACCTGCTGCAGTTCGGTGTAGTTGGCATCGACCACCAGCCCCTCGTCCTGCACCTCCAGTTCCAGGCTCACCGTTTCGGGCACGTTGCTGCGCAACAGCAGCGCCACGGCCTGGAACAGGTCGTCGATGAAGATGCGCTCGCTGGGCGTGCGCGAACCGCGCACGAAGGACAGCATCGACTCGGCCATCTCGTGGCCACGGCGGCCGCACTCGGCGATGACATCGGCCAGGTGGTGCAGCTGCGGATCTTCGGTGCGCGCCTTCAGCAGCTCCGGCATGATCAGCAGCGGCTGCAGGATGTTGCGCAGGTCGTGGCTGAGGCCGGCGGCAAGCAGCGAGAGGCTTTCCAGCCGCTGCGCACGCATCAGCTCGGTTTCCACGCGCAGGCGCTCCACCGCGCTGCGCGCATCGCGCACCGCGCGCGCCACCGCCGACGGCAGGCGCGCCGGGTGGTGCTTGATGATGTAATCGTTGGCGCCCTTCTGCAGGGCCTCCACCGCGTTCTCCTCGCCCATCGTGCCGGAGACGAAGATGAAGGGAACATCCGGCGCGGTCTCGCGCACGATGCGCAGCGCTTCATCACCGGAAAAGCCCGGCATGCTC contains these protein-coding regions:
- the folK gene encoding 2-amino-4-hydroxy-6-hydroxymethyldihydropteridine diphosphokinase translates to MTTVLLSLGSNVQPRRYLHAAVTALRERFGALQVSPAYRTAAVGFDGPAFLNNGVAIQTDLPLQELDDWLHALEDAHGRDRSGPRFSDRTLDIDVVFYGDLVVEGPGHLRIPRPELKHAFVLKPLADIAPDFIDPVSGQDLATLWRAHKQHGEAFEVVDLG
- a CDS encoding ATP-binding protein gives rise to the protein MPLIGPALGALRILLVEDSPEDAELMCEQMLEAGLDARFERVESEPELRQALAGFVPDIVLSDLSMPGFSGDEALRIVRETAPDVPFIFVSGTMGEENAVEALQKGANDYIIKHHPARLPSAVARAVRDARSAVERLRVETELMRAQRLESLSLLAAGLSHDLRNILQPLLIMPELLKARTEDPQLHHLADVIAECGRRGHEMAESMLSFVRGSRTPSERIFIDDLFQAVALLLRSNVPETVSLELEVQDEGLVVDANYTELQQVLLNLALNAIQAMPQGGRLGLTADHAGEHDGVDWLRIVVADEGIGMDADTLSHLFNPFFTTKADGTGLGLISCKRIVEGAGGSIHVNSELGQGTRFELRLPMHERAEGGEPVEQLVALGSGQSILVVDGEATRLSLLGNALSSQGYQLQLASDGPAALRWMQQEAMPALVIADAGSKLLPASQLLGEMATLGYAGPALVLEEAAVELDTRAFPPGIDVHVLRKPLQMQQVFRAVAEALG
- a CDS encoding 20S proteasome subunit A/B, with protein sequence MTYCVGIEVDEGLVFAADTRTNAALDDVRVHRKLHVFEYPGEATFVLMAAGNLATTQLLVSRLQRDAAEERTPNLRQMRHLFEAAAYVGALLVDSQVKCQHTEHGHDGVNTQATLIFGGQIAGEQPGLYMVYPLGNAIAASPETPYLQIGESKYGKPILDRIVSPATRLEDAARTALLSLDSTIRSNLSVGLPIDMVLLRKGELQVSQQLRFTADSPLYADIHNNWSRRLEQAVASLPRFPWEAPGSDA